In Desulfotomaculum sp., the genomic window TTGCGATGATTGCGGCTTACCTTGTGCAAGGTTTTGTAAATATAGATATCGTCGCGATCATGCCTGTATTTTGGATTGTTCTTGGATTAGCGCTTGCCAATTCATACCATGAAACAGATAAAAGTTTGTCTATTTAAAACCGCAAAGCCCATATTCCCAAATACTCTTTAATTATAATGCTGGTATCCAATATTTCGGAAGCTGACGGGACAAGCATCCCCGCACTAAATTCAAAATTGGAGTTCGCCTTATAATCCGTTGGATATGGCGTCGTATCAACGCCTATTTTATCGAAGTTTAACACAGCCCTGCGCATATGCGACGCCGAAGTTACAAGGACAGGCTTTTTAAATTTATACTGTTGCATTATTTGTTTGATGTATAAAGCATTCTGCTCAGTATTGAGGCTTCTGTCTTCGGTAATTATTTTTTCCTCCGGTACTCCCAAGCCAATTAACTGACGTTTTGCTATAAGTGATTCGTTGCCGGTATTTGAATACACTTTTCCCCCGGAAATGATTACCGGCAGGCCTGTAATCCTGTATAGTCTTACAGTTGTGATCAGGCGGTTTGCGGCATGGCCCGACAGATGGCCCTGTCCGTCAAGATCAGGAGTATCTGAAGTAGCGCCGCCCCCAAGCATAACAATAACATCGCCATTTATAGATAACGGCGGGCGGTATTTATATTCCAGACTTCTGGTTAACGGATCGCTTAAAAAGGGTGTAGATAAGATGTAAAAAATAAAAATTATCACGGCAAGGATAACTGCAGCCTTCCTGTCACGCCTGAAAAGCCAAAAACAAAATAGGGCAAAAATAATAATTAAGAAACCTGGCGGCAATAAAAAGGTTGTATAAATAAACTTGATAAAATATAGCATCTCTTAATTCCTTAAAGAAAGGACAGCCTTTTGTGGCTGCCCTTTCTTATTAACTAACTATTAAGGAGAAGTTACTGTTCCTGCTTTTTCAGATGTGCCGTTTGCCCCTGTTCCTTCAACATAGAGACCGCCATAACTTGCAACTGTATATATTTTGTAACTAGAAGTATCTACCTGGTCATACACATATGTTTTGCCCGCAGTCGCGCCAGTTGTACCAGGTATACCGACCATATCTGTACTTAACCCTATAGTCGCAAGATCTCCTCCATTGGTGTCACCAATATATTGGCCATTTTCCGCATAATAGCTCTCCACCGCTGCCTGCATTGTTGAAATATCCGCCTTGGCCTTGTCTATCCTTGATTTCCCGATATACCCGGTGTAAAACTTGATGCCGGCGCCGACAAGAACCGCAATGATGACCAACACCACCATCATTTCAATCATCGTAAATCCTTTTTCTTTACGCAGGATTTTTAGCATCCTTAAATCACCTCCTCTCGTTAAATGAATAAT contains:
- a CDS encoding YdcF family protein, with product MLYFIKFIYTTFLLPPGFLIIIFALFCFWLFRRDRKAAVILAVIIFIFYILSTPFLSDPLTRSLEYKYRPPLSINGDVIVMLGGGATSDTPDLDGQGHLSGHAANRLITTVRLYRITGLPVIISGGKVYSNTGNESLIAKRQLIGLGVPEEKIITEDRSLNTEQNALYIKQIMQQYKFKKPVLVTSASHMRRAVLNFDKIGVDTTPYPTDYKANSNFEFSAGMLVPSASEILDTSIIIKEYLGIWALRF